The following are encoded together in the Fimbriiglobus ruber genome:
- a CDS encoding AraC family transcriptional regulator, producing the protein MKPAVESRNQLWVSKRNDLEAWSSAWAAEPNQRHSHDFFQLTRTRSGVGRIEVAGHRYDSPPGACVLIPPGEIHELHPADRSVWVFDTLFFSVADLTTFTSGDRAQPVVDCPTISFANASVLTDFDALHRSVTRGDEGLVQADRLQTLLTRIGKMAGVPMAESETIVLRGHLDRVRQFMESHLTRDVSLAELAAVAGVGECHLTRAFRRAFGQPPHAFHRQLRVSRARRLLKDERPIVDVAAETGFADQAHFTRHFKRLVGVTPGAYLRGVKNVQDA; encoded by the coding sequence ATGAAACCAGCAGTTGAGAGCCGCAATCAGTTGTGGGTGTCGAAGCGGAACGATCTGGAGGCCTGGTCGTCCGCGTGGGCGGCGGAGCCGAACCAGCGCCACTCGCACGATTTCTTCCAACTCACACGCACCCGTTCAGGCGTTGGCCGCATCGAGGTGGCGGGGCATCGCTATGACAGCCCGCCGGGGGCATGCGTACTCATTCCCCCGGGCGAAATTCACGAGTTGCATCCCGCGGATAGGAGTGTCTGGGTCTTTGACACGCTCTTTTTCTCCGTGGCAGATCTAACCACGTTCACATCGGGAGACCGCGCGCAGCCGGTCGTCGATTGCCCGACCATCAGTTTCGCGAACGCCAGTGTTTTGACGGATTTCGACGCACTTCACCGCAGCGTAACGCGCGGCGACGAAGGTTTGGTACAAGCGGATCGCCTTCAAACACTGCTGACACGAATCGGGAAAATGGCCGGCGTGCCGATGGCTGAAAGCGAGACGATCGTGCTGCGCGGGCACCTCGACCGCGTCCGCCAGTTCATGGAATCGCACCTCACCCGCGACGTGTCCCTGGCGGAACTGGCGGCCGTCGCCGGTGTGGGCGAGTGTCACCTGACGCGGGCGTTCCGCCGCGCGTTCGGTCAACCGCCGCACGCGTTTCACCGCCAACTGAGGGTGAGCCGGGCGCGGCGACTGCTGAAAGACGAGCGGCCGATTGTGGACGTGGCCGCCGAGACCGGCTTCGCGGACCAGGCCCATTTCACCCGCCACTTCAAGCGCCTCGTCGGCGTCACGCCCGGGGCGTACCTGCGCGGGGTCAAGAACGTTCAAGACGCCTGA
- a CDS encoding class I SAM-dependent methyltransferase: MTAADQRRLIVDQFTRQAVPFSEMPNHNNEDTNRLVIETAGIDADDTVLDVACGPGLITSAIAGVALHVTGIDITPAMIEQAEHRQASLGLKNMTWRVGDIDPLPFDDDTFSAVVTRYSFHHFLTPKKVLGEMVRACRPGGKVAVIDVFMNTPEQADLYNRMEKLRDPSHTRALLLEELTGYFIDAGLTDLKTAFYKVDVDLEALLAATRTEPAGADAVRQIFCDDLDKNLMGVGAVEKNGAIHFGFPIVVLVGRKT; encoded by the coding sequence ATGACCGCCGCCGACCAGCGCCGCCTGATCGTGGACCAGTTCACCCGTCAGGCCGTGCCGTTCTCCGAAATGCCCAACCACAACAACGAGGACACGAACCGCCTCGTAATCGAGACCGCGGGTATCGACGCCGACGACACCGTTCTCGACGTGGCCTGCGGCCCGGGGCTCATCACGTCGGCGATAGCGGGCGTGGCCCTACACGTGACGGGCATCGACATCACCCCGGCCATGATCGAACAGGCCGAACACCGGCAGGCGTCGCTCGGCTTAAAGAATATGACGTGGCGCGTGGGCGACATCGACCCGTTGCCGTTCGACGACGACACGTTCTCGGCCGTCGTGACGCGGTATTCCTTTCACCACTTCCTGACGCCGAAAAAGGTACTCGGCGAGATGGTCCGGGCCTGCCGACCGGGGGGGAAAGTTGCGGTCATCGACGTGTTCATGAACACGCCCGAACAAGCAGACCTTTACAACCGCATGGAAAAACTCCGCGACCCGTCCCACACGCGGGCGCTGTTGCTGGAGGAACTCACCGGCTACTTCATCGACGCCGGCCTCACCGATCTCAAAACAGCCTTTTACAAGGTCGACGTTGATCTCGAAGCGTTACTGGCGGCCACTCGGACCGAACCGGCCGGGGCCGACGCCGTGCGACAAATTTTCTGCGACGACCTGGATAAGAACCTCATGGGCGTCGGGGCCGTGGAGAAGAACGGGGCGATTCACTTCGGCTTTCCGATCGTCGTCCTGGTCGGGCGGAAGACGTGA
- the crtI gene encoding phytoene desaturase family protein gives MTIPVAPPPSTPGNSRGSVLIIGAGPGGLAAALMLARAGVSVRVIERLPRVGGRCSAIEADGFRFDLGPTFFLYPRVLERIFKLIGRDLHTEIPMARLDPQYRIVFGDAGGDLLCTPDMARMEAAVAKLSPADAGNVRRFVDENRVKLEQFRPTLESPFLGWRDLLSWDLVKLLPVLKPWKSVESELRRYFSDPRVRLAFSFQSKYLGMSPFNCPSLFTILSYLEYDFGVWHPYGGCSAVSEGMARVARELGAEITVGEEVKEVLFEGRRAVGVKTDRGEYRADAVVINADFATAMRKLIPDRLRKRWTDAKVERKRFSCSTFMMYLGIEGRYDDLAHHTIYTANDYVGNLDDIERGHRLTADTSFYVQNACVTDPSLAPPGHSTLYALAPVTHRHPNVDWSRETAGFRANVLKQLGKIGVTDIERRIRFEKIVTPADWENSYEVYKGATFNLAHNLGQMLHLRPRNRFEDVDGVYLVGGGTHPGSGLPVIYESARITTRLLLKDLGRDVAWLGVPGAKDDFSPQIYADECGSEKE, from the coding sequence ATGACCATCCCCGTCGCCCCGCCCCCGTCTACTCCCGGTAACAGCCGGGGCTCGGTTCTCATCATCGGGGCAGGCCCGGGCGGTCTGGCGGCCGCCCTCATGCTCGCTCGCGCGGGCGTGAGCGTGCGGGTGATCGAGCGGCTGCCGCGCGTCGGCGGGCGCTGTTCGGCGATCGAGGCGGACGGCTTCCGGTTCGACCTGGGCCCGACGTTCTTTCTCTACCCGCGCGTTCTGGAACGCATCTTCAAGCTCATCGGCCGCGACCTCCACACCGAAATCCCGATGGCGCGGCTCGACCCGCAGTACCGTATCGTGTTCGGGGACGCGGGCGGGGACCTGCTCTGCACGCCGGACATGGCCCGGATGGAAGCGGCCGTCGCGAAGCTGTCGCCGGCCGACGCCGGGAACGTCCGCCGGTTCGTGGACGAGAACCGGGTCAAACTCGAACAGTTTCGGCCGACACTCGAAAGCCCGTTCCTCGGCTGGCGCGACCTGCTCAGTTGGGATCTGGTGAAATTGCTGCCGGTCCTCAAGCCGTGGAAGAGCGTCGAGTCCGAACTGCGGCGATACTTTTCGGACCCACGGGTGCGGCTCGCGTTTTCGTTTCAGTCGAAATACCTCGGCATGTCCCCGTTCAACTGCCCGAGTCTGTTCACGATCTTGTCGTACCTGGAATACGACTTCGGTGTGTGGCACCCCTACGGCGGCTGCAGCGCAGTCTCCGAGGGCATGGCCCGCGTGGCGCGCGAGCTCGGTGCGGAAATCACGGTCGGTGAAGAGGTGAAAGAGGTACTGTTCGAGGGCCGCCGGGCGGTCGGCGTTAAGACCGACCGTGGCGAGTACCGGGCGGACGCCGTCGTCATCAACGCCGACTTCGCGACCGCCATGCGCAAGCTCATCCCCGACCGCCTCCGCAAGCGCTGGACTGACGCCAAGGTCGAGCGGAAGCGGTTCTCCTGTTCGACGTTCATGATGTACTTGGGCATCGAGGGGCGGTACGACGACCTCGCCCACCACACGATCTACACAGCGAACGATTACGTGGGGAACCTGGACGACATCGAGCGCGGGCACCGGCTGACAGCCGACACGTCGTTTTACGTGCAGAACGCCTGCGTCACCGACCCGAGCCTCGCCCCGCCGGGCCACAGCACGCTTTACGCCCTCGCGCCGGTCACCCACCGCCACCCGAACGTCGATTGGTCACGGGAAACGGCCGGGTTCCGGGCGAACGTCTTGAAGCAACTCGGGAAAATCGGCGTCACCGACATCGAGCGGCGAATCCGGTTCGAGAAGATTGTCACCCCAGCCGACTGGGAGAATAGCTACGAGGTGTATAAAGGGGCGACGTTCAATCTCGCCCACAACCTGGGGCAAATGCTCCACCTCCGGCCGCGAAACCGCTTCGAAGACGTGGACGGCGTCTATCTCGTCGGCGGCGGCACGCACCCGGGAAGCGGGCTGCCGGTGATCTACGAATCCGCCCGCATCACCACGCGGCTCCTGCTGAAAGACCTGGGTCGGGATGTGGCCTGGCTGGGTGTCCCCGGCGCGAAAGACGATTTTTCGCCGCAGATTTACGCAGACGAATGCGGATCAGAAAAGGAATGA
- a CDS encoding PmoA family protein: MLRSLLSALALILLPYAARANDPAVRIVKGETELELHAGTEMVAKYQYAGTVRVEKGDGTKPLAKPFFWPLNAPGGVPVTRAYPMVRGTTGETTDHFHQKSGWFCHGDVIPEGLTLAVKSSDKHVQGVDFWSETPGHGRIVCTDVGAPKTTSGVHASIATTNEWRAPDGQKVLDESRTIHLVQFPAGRLIVLDIELTASVCPITFGDTKEGAMGVRVNDAIRAEPKAKTGGVLANSAGKSGEKDVWGYEADWCDYSGTIDGKAAGIAVFDAPTNPDRSAWHARGYGLMAANPFGRDHSGFPSRKGKTDLVKIAKGDKLKLRYGIYTHTGDAAAGGVASAYKTFAEMK; the protein is encoded by the coding sequence ATGCTCCGATCCTTGCTCTCCGCACTGGCGTTGATCCTTCTGCCGTATGCGGCCCGCGCCAACGACCCCGCGGTCCGCATCGTGAAAGGCGAAACCGAACTGGAACTCCACGCCGGGACGGAAATGGTCGCGAAGTACCAGTACGCCGGCACCGTACGGGTCGAAAAAGGCGACGGGACCAAGCCGCTCGCCAAACCGTTCTTCTGGCCGCTGAACGCCCCGGGCGGGGTCCCCGTCACCCGCGCGTACCCGATGGTCCGCGGTACCACCGGCGAGACGACCGACCACTTCCACCAGAAATCCGGCTGGTTCTGCCACGGGGACGTCATTCCCGAAGGACTGACGCTCGCCGTCAAGTCGTCGGACAAGCACGTCCAGGGCGTCGATTTCTGGTCCGAGACGCCGGGGCACGGGCGTATCGTCTGTACCGACGTCGGGGCACCGAAGACGACATCGGGCGTCCATGCATCGATCGCGACCACAAACGAGTGGCGGGCGCCGGACGGCCAAAAAGTTCTGGACGAGTCGCGGACCATCCACCTCGTCCAATTCCCCGCGGGTCGGTTAATAGTGTTGGACATCGAACTGACCGCGTCGGTTTGCCCGATCACGTTTGGGGACACGAAAGAAGGGGCGATGGGCGTCCGGGTGAACGACGCCATCCGCGCCGAGCCGAAAGCCAAGACCGGGGGCGTGCTGGCCAACAGTGCCGGGAAGTCGGGCGAAAAGGACGTGTGGGGGTACGAGGCCGACTGGTGCGATTACTCGGGGACGATCGACGGCAAGGCGGCCGGCATCGCGGTCTTCGACGCTCCTACCAATCCGGACCGCTCCGCCTGGCACGCCCGTGGGTACGGCCTGATGGCCGCCAACCCCTTCGGCCGCGACCACTCCGGCTTCCCATCGCGGAAGGGTAAGACCGATCTGGTAAAGATCGCCAAGGGTGACAAGCTGAAGTTGCGCTACGGGATCTACACCCACACCGGCGACGCCGCAGCTGGTGGCGTGGCGTCGGCGTACAAGACGTTTGCCGAGATGAAGTGA